CCCTCTGTATTTGGAAGAAAGAAGCCTAATTCTGGACTGCCTGCAATATGCTGAACATGAAAAATATTCTCTTTATTATTTTGTCTAAACCAATCCATCACTTTAGCAGCATTAGTGGCTGCTTGATCAGGGTTGCTTAACTCCATCTTTCCATTTGGAAAATAGTCATTTTGAATATCGACAACGATTAAAGCAGTGCTCATTGTTTTCACCTCATCAAAGAATTGATTACAATAAAAATGATAACGGATTTTTTAATGTTTATCGATCCTTTGCTGAAACACTTTTATATCAAATCATTTCACGGTGAAAGGATATTATTATGGAAATTGATCAAATTGACGTTCAGATTCTCCGGTTACTAACCGAACATTCACGTATTCAATGGAGAGATTTAGGTGAGAAAATTCATATGACTGGACAAGCAGTCGGGAATCGCATAAAAAAACTGGAGGACAATGGTGTCATTAAGGTTTACTCTCTTGTCATCGATGAAATGAAACTGGGTTTTTCTTTTACAGCGTTTATCATTGTTCATATGAAAACAGCAAATCATGATGCTTTTATTCGTTTCATGAAAGATCGAAAAGAGGTCGTTGAAGCTCACCGAGTTTCCGGGGAAGGCTGTTTCCATTTAAAAGTTAAAGTTAAATTCCAAGATCAATTAAATCTTTTTCTTGATCAACTTCTAGATCATGGGAACTATAGTTTAAACCTGTCCATACAAGAGATTAAGCAACATCATCCGGTGACTGCCACATTACAATAAACTTTTGTTTCTTAACTTTGGATTAGTTTTTATTTCCTTCTCTTCCCTCTGAATGAAAGCAAGATTCGAGATACAATAGCTAATATAGGCAACTCAATGAGTGGTCCAATGACTAAGACTAATGCAATCAATGGTTGATCGGGAAAGAGTGCTATTACGATCGCCAAAGCAATAGGGGAATTACGTGCAATGATGGTTAGACTTAGACTCACTGTATCTTCATAAGAAAATTTCAATGCTTTTCCAACCGTTTGTGCCACAACAAAGTTAATGACAAAGAACAACAAGACTGGAATCAATAATAGTGAAATGACCCCTAGATTGTTCATTAAATAAGATCCTTCGGAAGTAAACATGGCTGTAATTGCTAATGCTAAAAAAATAATTTGAGCCGAAGAGAAAAAGGGAATCAGTTTATCGTTTAAAACTGTTTGCTTGTTCTTTAAAAAATAACGCGATAACTGAGCAATGGCAAATGGTAAGACTAAGACCAATACAACACTTTCGATAATGGTTGAAAGGGAAACAGATTCCATGGTACCTACAAAGATAAACAGATACACGGGTATCAATAACACTTGGAGAATTAAATTGATGGGTAATACAGAGGTCGATAAGGACATGTTGCCTTTGGCGATTTTTGTAAAAATTAAATACCAATCTGTACATGGCGTCACCATGAACATGATAAATCCTAACCATAATGCAGGATAGTCGGCGAGGAAAATAGCACCAAGGCTCCATGCCAGTAATGGCGTCCAAACAAAATTGATAATAGTACTTGTGCTTAAAAACCTTATATTTTTAAAAGCTTCTTTAAAATCTTTTAATGGGATCGCCAGAAATAACCCATACAGCATGAGTAATAAAAACGGAATGATAAAGAACGCTGCATTCTGTTCGAAAAAGGTGAACTGACCTAATAAAAGTCCGAGTCCTACAGCAGTTAAAATGATGACCGTTTGAAACTTCTCTAAAACATTCATGATCATACCCCTCCTGGAAAAGTAGAGGTACGTGCGCACGACTCACTCACTCATTGATTTCTTTCAGGATAACTGATATGGATTTTCATTACTTTGATAATCTTGACTTCGAATTCGAAATGAGGAAAGCACATTGAACAATAAACAGTGGAAGGCGATCTATGATAATGACAGTAATTATGATGGACATTTTTATTATGCTTTAGGTACAACCAAAACTGTATGCAGGCCTTCATGTACTGCTCGCACGCCTAATCCTAAAAATGTGACCATATTTAAAGATATAGATGAAGCTATCGAAAAAGGGTTTCGTCCATGTTATCGATGTAAACCCGATCAGTTGGATTGGAAGGGACATAAGAAGGAACTTGTCGCAGCAACGAAAAATTATATTGATTGTTATTATGAAGCACATCTAACATTGAATGATTTAAGCGATGTTTTGCAAAAAAACGTCTCTTATATTCAACGTGCGTTTAAAGAAGTTATGGGAATCTCACCCATTAAGTATTTACACGAGGTTCGAATTCATAAAGCGAAGCAACTGCTTCAAAATCATTCTTATTCCATCACAGAAATTGGTCTAGAAGTTGGTTACAGTGACAGCGCCCACTTTTCAACGAAATTTAAAGAATTGGAAGAGCAAACCCCGAAGGAATTTCGCAGAAAGTTTCTTGATTTATGGAAAACACAAGAATCATAATTTGACTACGAGGCCACGAACGGGGTGAAAGTGGAACCAATAACATATCCTGATTCCGTGATAATTGAACTGGAATGACCATTTTGATTAAAACACAAATTTTATGACGCTATTAATCGCTATATACAACGCAAATATTCCTGAACAATTATTAGGAATCAATGGAAACAAATATGGTGTAATTTTGGGCATGCCAAATAAACCAGCGTTTTGCCAGTTTTAAAATTCTTTCGTTCTTTCTTTTTACATGTTGGCGATTTCTCAGCCTGGGGCAAATGTGTTGTAAAGCCTACGGAACAACGGCAGCCATGGATTATGTTTATTGATTTTTAGAGCCCATTTGCCCGCGTGGAAAATCATTTTCGATGCCATGGTGATCATGGATTTGATGACAGTACGAATACGGCGCCTTTGAACCGTTTTCCGCAAAGGTTGGTCGTTGATCTTTAAACTCTCTTGACCAATGATACGTAGTAAATTATAGGCAAATAGCCCGAAGTGCAGCACTAAATCGTTTGTGTTAAATTTCCCTGAAGGCATGCGTTCCAAGTCTAGTTCCGTTTTGATTTCACTATGGAATTGTTCCATTGTGCCATGATCCTGATAAAGGGAAACAACTTCGTCCGCCGCCATATCAAGAGAAACCCAATATGTATCAAATGCAATCTCGGGAATCAATAGTGTCTGACCACTCGAATCACTGGTTCGCTCGACGACATCAAAAGCGAGAAAAACAGCGTTTTTAGCCTTATTCGGCTTTCTTTTAAGAACACCGCGATAGACCGTTTTTCCTTCTCGAGGGTTGGTCACTTCACCATGTTTTTTGGCCGTCTCAAGCCAGTCCTCCGCTGTTTCTTTCCTCGGGTTTCGTTTGATAATGAAATCGGCACTTGTAGACGTTTCCTGGCAAACGTTGATGTTATCCACACTGTCATTGCCGGAATCAAGGCGCAAAAGCAGTGGTTGGTCTGTCATCGTTTTGGCGTACGTGATGGTTTCGCGCAAAAACGCAGGGGTTTTGGCCTGGCAATGGGTCTTCCCATGACGAAGTTCAACATTCACGCCAAATCCCTCCCTGCCCAGGTAGGCGAAAATGGGCGCATAACCGTCAAATTTCTTATATGTCCAAGATACACCCTCTTTTTGGGTGTCCGAATTATCAAAAGGAGTCACATCGACGTCCAATGGGAGATATGGTTTATCATTTTCTAATGTGATAGGCGTTAGTAAATGGGCATGCTTTTGAACAAGATCAGCCGATTCCTCCAATAAAATCGGTTTCCATGTGGATGATCCCGTGTCTGCATGGATGGTTGAGATATCGTTCAAACGCTGGCGTAGCGTCGAGCACGAAGGGACTGCGTTGATATCTAGCGCATACTGGTAAAATGGTTCTTCCCGGAATTCTTCCACACACTCGAAGTCACTTTTTCCTTGGCACAACAGGCCAAGATAGGATTTAGCCACATCGCTGTTTGAAACATCCGGCGTTGTTTTCACGCCGGGAATGGGCAATTGATCAAGTCGGGTTGATAAACCTGTTTTGGACAGCAGCTGGCCAACAATGCCAAGCCCGGTGTATGGAGTCAATTTTTCTTCAATTTTGAACTTTATCATCGAATCACCTTTCGGGTGAGTATATACTATCTCCATTATACCTGATAATACAGGTTTTTTGGGTGATTTAGATGATTTCTGTCACGGAATCAGGGCCGTTTTTTAACTGTTCGAGGAGCTGTTCCGGGACTTCGGGAGCGGCGGCAGTCACCATGATTCGGTCAAAGGGTGCATTTTCTCTCCAACCGCGGCTTCCGTTTCCCCGTTTAAAGTGAATGTTTGTAAATTCCGCTTTCTGCAATTTTTCTTTTGCCCGATCATGCAAGGCTTTAATGCGTTCAATGGTGTAGACGGTGTCGGAAAACGTGGCCAGTAAAGCGGTTTGAAAACCGGAGCCCGTCCCGATTTCCAGTACTCTGGATTCAGGGGAAATGTCGAGTTCCAACGTCATCTTTAATACGAGCGTCGGCTGGGAAATGGTTTGCCCATAACCGATGGATACAGGGCTGTCCAAGGAGGCCAATTCTTTATTTTCATCGATAAAATAACTACGGGCCATTTGCTCAAAATAGCGGTTGATTTCTTTTTCTTGGTTATGCAATCTATTCACCCCTTTTCGAAATAATAAATCCATCCCTCTTCCTTTACCGTTTCTTTTTCATGCGTCGGAGGGTGTGCGAGGTTGGGCAAGGGTGAGTCGTTTACGCCGAAAGCAATGGCATAAAGGGCACAAATACAGGCATCGTAGGCGTCGGTTCCAGGTTTAATGTTGGTGGGCAAATACTGTCTGATGTTTGTATGAGCTTCCGACTTTTTAGATGCTTTAAGCAGAGCAGGATACACTTCTATTATAATTTTTTTGTCTTCTTTTCCCTGCTTTTCCATTGGATAAATTTTGAAGCCATCGCGCTTTTCCCACAACTTCGCGTGGGACATCGCGACGGTCGTATTATTCCCGATTCTATCAAAAACAGCGGATAGAGGCTTTTTCCCCAACATTTCATAGATCGCTCGGTCCGTATATCGATATGCAAGCGGATTTTGGATTTCTTTTTCAGGCTTATCGACCGGGTTTATTTCTCCGTTGATGAGTTGTTTGAATGCCTTCGGATAGCCAAGCGGGGCATCTACGCCAATAATCATGCGGCGATCATCGTCCGAATCAAGGGTATCATCGACGGAACTTATTAATTGTTGCAGCGATAGTCGTCCGCTATTCGGAATCGATATTTCTGTCGGTGCGCCCTTCCACTCAATGGTTTGTTTTGTGGAATCCCACTCACAAATAGCGACGCCATGATTACTTCCCAACCAACCTCCTACATCCCAGCCAATGCCAATAACTTTTGGTGCCATTACTTCAGAGGTTCCCTTCTTAAAAATGCAGTCATGCAATGGTTTGCGCCCCAACCGTTCATGATTTCATCCATCTCGACGGCAATGACTTCGATCCCTTCCTGCCGGAGCAATGCTGTTATGTCCGGATTACCAGCAGGGATAACGACTTTGCCCGGCTCAAGCGCCACAAAATTCAAAGCCATCGTATGTTTAATTTCTTCGATATTTGTGGCTTCGATAAGCTGAATATCACGCTCCATCAACTGTTTGGCACAATCATAGGTCACATGCCACGGGAAAATAACCATCTTGTTTTTCGCAACCATATTCATATAGCCATCCAAATGGATGCTGCCGTACGGAATTTGCGTTTTAATAATGTCGGTAACGCCAAGATTGCGTAGCTCAAATTCTACCTGCCGGATACCGTATTCGTTTGCTCTGCTCCCGGTCCCCAACACAACGGTTTTTCGGTCCAGCCACATCGCACAAGCCCCTTCAAAAATACCATCTCCATTAATCGTTGATATAATGGGTACGCCCAATTCCGTTAACGTTTGGGCGACAGCTTTTTCTTCCCCTCGCCGGAAAGGGTTTCCGGCTCTGCCCACAATAGCGCCTTCCGGTGTCATGAACATTAAGTCTCGCACGTACATGGCATTGGGCTTGTCCGTTCGCTGATGTTTGACATAATGCACGCCAATGCCATGATCACGATATATTTTCGCCAGTGCATCCTGTTGTTTTCTTGCACGGTCAGGTTGAATGGAGCCTCGGAAACGGTAATCGGCATAATTGTTTTCATGGATCTCGTTGATTTCATCGCCAGGTCTGTGCATGAGCACGGCTTTCAGCGGGGCGACTTCCGAGTCACAATACCACTGTCCCCAATGGTCAGGCATCTCTTCGGCAAACGATTTTTCAGAAGGATGCCATCGTTCTCCTTGTACGTTGACCTTCATGTCATCTCTCCTTCGACCTTCTAACGTTCTATCATTCAGCTTCGTTCTAAAAACAAATCGATGGGAGCCATTCTAAGACCAACATTAAGGCAAAGACGTAACAATGGCAACCGCTACCGGTACAAAATACAAAAATCGGCGTACAATTGTACGTACGAGGTTGGTCAATGTTATAATTGTGGCGCGTGACAGTATCTTAAAACGGAGTTGTTTATATGGAGGTCACGATTTTAACGGCAATCGCCGCGTATGTCGCGACAGCGATCGATTATCTAGTCTTATTAATCATCCTTTTTTCGCAAACAATCAAAAAAACCAACTGAAACATATCGTGATCGGTCAGTATTTAGGCACGGCGATTATCATAAGTGTTAGCCTATTGGCGGCTCTTGGCACGATTTTTATTCCGCAACAATGGATCGTCGGCTTGCTAGGGCTTGTGCCGATATATTTAGGGATGAAGATTTGGATCAAAGGTGGAGAAGAGACTGAAGAAAGTGATATCTTATCGCTGTTGTCGTCAGGTCGATTTAAACAGTTATTTATGGCCGTTACGTTTATCGTGTTAGCTTCAAGTGCCGATGACTTCGCCGTTTACGTCCCCTCTTTCACAACCTTAGATATGATCGAAATACCTGTGGTCGCGATCGTCTTTTTTATCATGGTCGGAGTTTTATGTTATGTCAGTTATCGTTTGGCAAATGTGCGGTTAATCTCGGAAAATTCGCGACCGATTTCGTTCAACTCGTTTTTAAAGAATTTTTCATGCGCTTCCCACCAATATTGGTAGCTCCTATCACCTTCACCTTCTGCAAAAGCAAACGATTCGGTTACCTCATTCATCTGAGTTACTTGAGGACTACCTGCTAATTATTTGCCAAGCTAGCTTTCATTTCTTCAACCGATTCCACCTCAAACCCAAGGTCCATCAGCATTTTATGATCTTCGGTGTCTTCTTGCCCATCTGTCGTTAAGTAGCTCCCCACAAAAATTGAATTGGCCGCATATAATCCTAATGGCTGTAAAGAACGAAGGTTTACTTCCCGACCGCCGGAGATTCGGATTTCTTTAGCGGGATTCACAAAACGGAATAACGCTAAAACTTTCAAGCAATATAAGGGATCCAATTCGTTGACGCCTTCTAATGGCGTCCCGTCAATAGCATGTAAAAAATTTACTGGAATAGAGTCCGCATTCAGGTGTTTTAAACTGTTTGCCATGTCTACAACATCCTGCCTTGTCTCCTTCATGCCCACAATCACTCCAGAGCATGGGGACATTCCCGACTCTTTTGCGGTATCAACCGTATTCACGCGATCATCATACGTGTGAGAAGTGGTAATATTTGAATGATTGCTCTTTGATGTATTGATATTATGATTGTAACGGTCAATCCCAGCTTCTTTCAGGCGCTTCGCCTGCTCAGGTTTTAAAAGTCCAAGACATGCGCACAGCTTTAATCCGTAAGTTTCTTTGATTTCTTCTACAGCTTCTACCACCTTGTCAACTTCACGGTTGGACGGCCCTCTTCCGCTCGCAACAATACAGTACGTCCCAATATTGAGATCGTGTGCCTGCTTTGCGCCTTCTAAAAGCGTCTCTTTGTCTACAAATCGATAGGCATCAACAGGCGCTTTTGACATGACCGACTGGGCACAATATCCACAGTTCTCCGGGCACAAACCAGACTTTGCGTTCATAATCATATTCAGTTTTACTTTTTTTCCATAATGGTGCTTTCGAATCTGGTAAGCAGCATGCATAAGCAATAATACTTCATCATCGGGACATTCTAAGATTGATCCTGCTTCTTCATTGGTTATTTCTCCACCGTCTAACACACGTTCAGCTAATTCCATCCAATTATTCATTTGCTACCTCCACTTGGTTTTTAAAAATTGAGATATCAATGTAATCTCGCACCATTTTTGCCATGTTTTCCTCAGTAAGTTCCTTCAGTTTTGGTGTTGCCCCGATCACTGGCACTTCACATAATTTTTCGATCATATCAATGTTGGTTTTATGAGTAATATTTGTAGGTTTATCAATTCCGTTGACGACGATACCAGTAATGCTAAGACCGATGTTTTGTGCATATTGAACAGTGAGAAACGTATGATTGATCGTGCCAAGATCAGGGCGAGCAACAACTAGAACTGGAAGCTGTAATACTTTGATAAGATGAGCGACAAGTAGATCTTCAGTTAGCGGGACTGAGATGCCGCCAGCCCCCTCCACGATGAAGAACTCATGTTTTTCTTTAATCCTCCTCCAATGATTCAGCACCTCCTCCTTCCTCACCAACTTTCCTTCCAATAACCCAGCAACATATGGAGCCAGGGGTTCCTTAAATTCAAAAGGAGTAATTTCTTCAGTGGAAAGAACTGTTTGTGACATTTTTCTCAGTAAAGCTGTATCGCTTGCCGATTCGTCACGCGAAATGCCGCTCAAAAAGGGTTTAAATACCCCCACATCGATGTTTAGCTCTTTGAGTACGGCTGCAAGCCCGCCAGATATAACAGTTTTTCCAACATCCGTATCCGTTCCCGTTACAAAAATGCCTTTCATAATGCTCTATTCAACTCTTTTCCGATGAACTGAAATAACGCTAACAGGTGTTCGATTTCACCGGAGCCGTGGTCGCTCGTAACCGTTAGCCGAATGCGGCTTTCTTCTCTCACAACTGTTGGCGGCCGGATTGCAGGTGCGTATATGCCTTGCTCTCGAAGCCGTTCTGAAAAGTTCACAGCCATTTGGGGATCTCCAATGATGACAGGAATAATCGGTGTAAGGTCTCCTTTTACGTCATAGCCCATTGTCTGTAGTTCAGTTCTAATTTTCGTAACGTTGGCCAGCAGCCGTTGTCGCTTCTTTTTGTCATGCTGAATGATTTCCAAGGCTGTATATGATGCGGCACAGCTGGCTGGCGGAATGGCTGTTTGAAAGATAAAGGTTCGAGCATGGTTTAGCAGAAAGTTTATCAAAGTCCGAGAACCCGCAACGAAACCGCCTTCAGTGCCAACTGCTTTACTTAACGTCCCAATAACGACATCGGGGCTCGCACCGTAAAATTCACTCGTTCCCCTGCCGTTTTCCCCGATCACCCCCGTTGCATGTGCATCATCCACAATCACGTAAGCATGGTAGCGATTCGCTAGCGAGAGGATTTGGTCAAGAGGCGCAATGGTGCCATCCATACTAAATACGCCATCAGTAACAATAAAACGACGCTGATATGGCCTTGAATCTTTAAGTTTTGCTTCAAGATCCCCCATATCGATATGGTTATAGATAGTCGTGTCCGCTTTTGATAACCGACAGCCATCAATGATGCTCGCATGATTTAGCTGGTCGCTCAGCAATATATCCCCTTTTTCAGGCAATGAAGACAGCACCCCAACATTGGCTAAATAGCCGTTTGAAAACAACAGGGCTGCCTCAGTTCCTTTAAAGCCTGCAATCTTCCTTTCCAGCCGCTCATGCCACTGGGTATTTCCGGTTGTAAGACGCGATCCACTGCTCCCTGCACCAAACGCATGAAGCACATCCTTCGCTGCCTGAACCAAGCGTATATCATTCGCTAACCCTAAATAATTGTTCGATGAACATACGATTTGTTTCTGGCCGTTTATGGACATTCGAGGACGGGGCGCCGTGTCCATCACTCTTAATTGGCGGTATGTGCCTGCCTCTTTCGCCTTGTTTAATCGGATATTCAGCCATTCATCAAAGCACATCACTTGTTACCTCGTCGATCGCTTCCTTCATGATCATGACCATTGCTTCTAATTCCTCCCTTTCGCTGGCAAGCGGCGGCATAAAAATGATGACATCTCCCATCGGTCTCGTTAGCATGCCAAGTTCCCGCATCTTTAACGAAACGTGATAGCCTACCCGTTTTTCAGCAGGGAACGCCAACTTCGTTTCTTTTGATTGGACAAGCTCTACCCCGCACATAAAGCCCAACTGCCTAACCTCCCCGACATGAGTGAGCGAATCCAATTCCGTCAGCAGCAGCCGAAGATCTTCGGTATTTCGGGCTACTTGTTCAATAATCCCTTCACTTTCAAATAATCTTAAATTTTCAATCGCAACGGTGCATCCCAGCTGGTTCCCCGTATAAGAATGACCATGAAAGAATGTTTTCAGTGTGGCGTAATCATCATAAAAGGCGTCGTAAATGTCCTCTGTCGTAAACGTTGCAGCAATAGGTAAATAGCCCCCGGTAATTCCTTTTCCGGCTGCCATGAGATCTGGTTGCACCTGTTCGTGCTCACAGGCGAACATCTTCCCCGTACGGCCAAACCCTGTTGCCACTTCATCAACGATCATCAATACCTCATATTTTGTACAAAGCGCTCGGACACCAGATAAAAAACCTTCCGGCATAACAATCATACCCGCAGCCCCTTGAACCATCGATTCAATGGAAAGCGCGGCTATTTCATGATGATGCTCAATAAGTATTTGTTCCAAGATCTCCAAATGTTCGTCACTGCACTGGGCATGACTTTCAGCCTCTGAGCGATACAAATAAGGAATCGGCGCCTTATAACTTTCAAACATCAAAGGACCGTATACATGATGAAAAAGTTCAATTGAACCTACACTTACAGCTCCAACCGTGTCGCCATGATAACCGTTTTGCATCGAAATAAATTTTTGTTTTTCCGTTCTACCGATATTTTTCCAATACTGGAAGGCCATCTTAAGAGCAATTTCCATAGCTTCTGCTCCACTATCGGAATAAAAAACACGCGTTAATTTTTCAGGACTTATGTTAATAAGTGTTTCGGCAAGCTCAGTTGCTGGAACATTCGTCATACCTAATAACGTTGAATGCGCAATTTTTTCAAGCTGATTTTTAATCGCCTCATCCAATTCTTTTTTTCGGTGTCCATGCACATTGAGCCAAACAGAAGAAAAACCATCATAATATTCCTTGCCATGGATATCTTTCACCTTCATACCATTTCCACTTTCAATGATCAAAGGATCACGGTCATAATCCTTCATTTGTGTAAAGGGCAACCAAAGATACCTTTTGCTTTTTTCAATTAACTCATGTGTCATACTCTGCCTCCATCGTAAGTAAATGAATCACCCGTGAATTGTAAACCATTAAATAATAACGGTTTACAATATGTTATTATTTTTATTCCCATCTGTCAATATATCAAGATGACGTAAAATAGTTTGTGTAAATGGTTTGAAACAAGAAGAGGTAGGGCATCTCAGAATTGACTAAGACCCTACCATGTCAAACAGTATATCGGATCCTCCCCCTAAGAAAAGTAGATTGTTATGGTATGATGTTAAACCCACCCTTGCCTACCGATCATTAAAATGATGAGGATCATGGAAACGATTGTAGCAAATATAACATCTTTCGATGACCATCGAACAACGCGATAGTAAGTACGGTCTCGACTCCCATCAAAACCTTTCGATTCCATGGCAATCGCCAAACGGCTAGCTTTGCGAATGGCACTGGCGAGCAAAGGGATGGCATAACGCTTCATTTGACGAATGCCCCCCAGAAGGCCACCACTCTCACCAAGTCCCCGAATACGATGGGCGAGTCTCATTTGCTGGTACTCGTTTTTGAACAACGGAATTAAACGGTAGGCTGCCATGATGCCATAACCAAAACGTGGGGACAGTTTGCCGTTTTGAATCAGGCTATGCATAAATGTCATCGGGCTTGTGGTTAAGACAAACAGGATCGACCAAGTACCAAATACGAGGCTGCGAAATCCAAGAGATATACCTGTTTCGATATTTTCCAAAGCAATAGGCAAGCCAAAAATCGAAAACAGAATCACTTCTCCTCTTTCTGCAGGAAATATAGCGTTGATCCAAACAAACGTAAAACCAAACAAAAGAAAAGGAATGCTGATAAACGCAATGAACTTTACAGGAATCCCGCCCAAGAAATGAAGCATCAATACGGAAACTACCCACAAAAGCAGGGGTGTCCAGGGATCAAAAACGAAAATCAT
The Salicibibacter kimchii DNA segment above includes these coding regions:
- a CDS encoding Lrp/AsnC family transcriptional regulator, translating into MEIDQIDVQILRLLTEHSRIQWRDLGEKIHMTGQAVGNRIKKLEDNGVIKVYSLVIDEMKLGFSFTAFIIVHMKTANHDAFIRFMKDRKEVVEAHRVSGEGCFHLKVKVKFQDQLNLFLDQLLDHGNYSLNLSIQEIKQHHPVTATLQ
- a CDS encoding arsenic resistance protein translates to MNVLEKFQTVIILTAVGLGLLLGQFTFFEQNAAFFIIPFLLLMLYGLFLAIPLKDFKEAFKNIRFLSTSTIINFVWTPLLAWSLGAIFLADYPALWLGFIMFMVTPCTDWYLIFTKIAKGNMSLSTSVLPINLILQVLLIPVYLFIFVGTMESVSLSTIIESVVLVLVLPFAIAQLSRYFLKNKQTVLNDKLIPFFSSAQIIFLALAITAMFTSEGSYLMNNLGVISLLLIPVLLFFVINFVVAQTVGKALKFSYEDTVSLSLTIIARNSPIALAIVIALFPDQPLIALVLVIGPLIELPILAIVSRILLSFRGKRRK
- a CDS encoding bifunctional transcriptional activator/DNA repair enzyme AdaA, with the protein product MNNKQWKAIYDNDSNYDGHFYYALGTTKTVCRPSCTARTPNPKNVTIFKDIDEAIEKGFRPCYRCKPDQLDWKGHKKELVAATKNYIDCYYEAHLTLNDLSDVLQKNVSYIQRAFKEVMGISPIKYLHEVRIHKAKQLLQNHSYSITEIGLEVGYSDSAHFSTKFKELEEQTPKEFRRKFLDLWKTQES
- a CDS encoding IS1380 family transposase, translated to MEIVYTHPKGDSMIKFKIEEKLTPYTGLGIVGQLLSKTGLSTRLDQLPIPGVKTTPDVSNSDVAKSYLGLLCQGKSDFECVEEFREEPFYQYALDINAVPSCSTLRQRLNDISTIHADTGSSTWKPILLEESADLVQKHAHLLTPITLENDKPYLPLDVDVTPFDNSDTQKEGVSWTYKKFDGYAPIFAYLGREGFGVNVELRHGKTHCQAKTPAFLRETITYAKTMTDQPLLLRLDSGNDSVDNINVCQETSTSADFIIKRNPRKETAEDWLETAKKHGEVTNPREGKTVYRGVLKRKPNKAKNAVFLAFDVVERTSDSSGQTLLIPEIAFDTYWVSLDMAADEVVSLYQDHGTMEQFHSEIKTELDLERMPSGKFNTNDLVLHFGLFAYNLLRIIGQESLKINDQPLRKTVQRRRIRTVIKSMITMASKMIFHAGKWALKINKHNPWLPLFRRLYNTFAPG
- a CDS encoding protein-L-isoaspartate O-methyltransferase family protein, translating into MHNQEKEINRYFEQMARSYFIDENKELASLDSPVSIGYGQTISQPTLVLKMTLELDISPESRVLEIGTGSGFQTALLATFSDTVYTIERIKALHDRAKEKLQKAEFTNIHFKRGNGSRGWRENAPFDRIMVTAAAPEVPEQLLEQLKNGPDSVTEII
- a CDS encoding DUF429 domain-containing protein — its product is MAPKVIGIGWDVGGWLGSNHGVAICEWDSTKQTIEWKGAPTEISIPNSGRLSLQQLISSVDDTLDSDDDRRMIIGVDAPLGYPKAFKQLINGEINPVDKPEKEIQNPLAYRYTDRAIYEMLGKKPLSAVFDRIGNNTTVAMSHAKLWEKRDGFKIYPMEKQGKEDKKIIIEVYPALLKASKKSEAHTNIRQYLPTNIKPGTDAYDACICALYAIAFGVNDSPLPNLAHPPTHEKETVKEEGWIYYFEKG
- a CDS encoding dimethylarginine dimethylaminohydrolase family protein; translation: MKVNVQGERWHPSEKSFAEEMPDHWGQWYCDSEVAPLKAVLMHRPGDEINEIHENNYADYRFRGSIQPDRARKQQDALAKIYRDHGIGVHYVKHQRTDKPNAMYVRDLMFMTPEGAIVGRAGNPFRRGEEKAVAQTLTELGVPIISTINGDGIFEGACAMWLDRKTVVLGTGSRANEYGIRQVEFELRNLGVTDIIKTQIPYGSIHLDGYMNMVAKNKMVIFPWHVTYDCAKQLMERDIQLIEATNIEEIKHTMALNFVALEPGKVVIPAGNPDITALLRQEGIEVIAVEMDEIMNGWGANHCMTAFLRREPLK
- the bioB gene encoding biotin synthase BioB, with protein sequence MNNWMELAERVLDGGEITNEEAGSILECPDDEVLLLMHAAYQIRKHHYGKKVKLNMIMNAKSGLCPENCGYCAQSVMSKAPVDAYRFVDKETLLEGAKQAHDLNIGTYCIVASGRGPSNREVDKVVEAVEEIKETYGLKLCACLGLLKPEQAKRLKEAGIDRYNHNINTSKSNHSNITTSHTYDDRVNTVDTAKESGMSPCSGVIVGMKETRQDVVDMANSLKHLNADSIPVNFLHAIDGTPLEGVNELDPLYCLKVLALFRFVNPAKEIRISGGREVNLRSLQPLGLYAANSIFVGSYLTTDGQEDTEDHKMLMDLGFEVESVEEMKASLANN
- the bioD gene encoding dethiobiotin synthase, giving the protein MKGIFVTGTDTDVGKTVISGGLAAVLKELNIDVGVFKPFLSGISRDESASDTALLRKMSQTVLSTEEITPFEFKEPLAPYVAGLLEGKLVRKEEVLNHWRRIKEKHEFFIVEGAGGISVPLTEDLLVAHLIKVLQLPVLVVARPDLGTINHTFLTVQYAQNIGLSITGIVVNGIDKPTNITHKTNIDMIEKLCEVPVIGATPKLKELTEENMAKMVRDYIDISIFKNQVEVANE
- the bioF gene encoding 8-amino-7-oxononanoate synthase, giving the protein MCFDEWLNIRLNKAKEAGTYRQLRVMDTAPRPRMSINGQKQIVCSSNNYLGLANDIRLVQAAKDVLHAFGAGSSGSRLTTGNTQWHERLERKIAGFKGTEAALLFSNGYLANVGVLSSLPEKGDILLSDQLNHASIIDGCRLSKADTTIYNHIDMGDLEAKLKDSRPYQRRFIVTDGVFSMDGTIAPLDQILSLANRYHAYVIVDDAHATGVIGENGRGTSEFYGASPDVVIGTLSKAVGTEGGFVAGSRTLINFLLNHARTFIFQTAIPPASCAASYTALEIIQHDKKKRQRLLANVTKIRTELQTMGYDVKGDLTPIIPVIIGDPQMAVNFSERLREQGIYAPAIRPPTVVREESRIRLTVTSDHGSGEIEHLLALFQFIGKELNRAL